The genomic DNA TCTCCTCCCACCTTGATCACACGACCATCTGGCAGCTGGAGATGTGTGGGAGGGAGGAGATGAAAAGAGacggaaaaaataaaatatgacgCCACTGAAGAGGTAGGACTTAATGTATGACTCAATAGAGTCATAAATCCTGAATGTAAGAACTGAAAATTATACTATTCAATGGTTCTTTGCAAGGTATGAAAGGATGTCATAACTTCTCAATAAActcttttaaaagaaaaatgtatgcaTGTCTTGTGGTTAGAAAATCCTCCAAGACTCTGATAATATTGTACAGCAAGTtgaagcacagagagagagagagagagagagagagagtgagagagagtgagagagagagagtgtaggCTCCAAACTGAGtaaagtgaatgtgtgtgtgactataaAAAGGCTTCATTCAGCAGAGGGCAGTGGGAGGAAGCAGAGCCCAACCACCGCCGCAAAGTGGCTGCACAGGAAATGATGTAACGCACAGTTCAGGGCCCTTCGGCCACAGTTACATTGCCCTCCTTGTTTTCGGCACACAAAACGATACTTACACAGCCATGttcacacacctacacacacacggTCGCCTACACTAACCCAAACACACACGGTCGGTGAGCTCTGAGACACAACATGTGCTCGGTAAGGCGTGCAGTAACACAGACCTCAGGACCTGCGTTTAGATTCTGTGGTTCCCTCTGCAGGGAAAAGGGCCTTGGAAAGAAAAGCAAGCCTGGAGGAGGAGCTCTGCACCCCCATATGTTTGAGTCCCAGAGAAAACAGTTAGTCAGCAGCACTGCCCTGTCCTAAAGCCGCCAACAGAACCAACAACGGGCATGTGGTAGGCTACTTAGCTCAGTGCAGAAACAGATTTAGTTACCCCATTAGTTTTCATTACTTCAAAATACTGCCACTTTTGAGTAACAAATCCTTTGGGAGGGATTCTTTCTGCAATGCTATTTTGAGCAGAAATTTAAAACTTGTGTGCATAAAAAGAACAAattttaccaaaaaaaaaaagtagggcTGGAAATATGTTGCCATTTAACGGTGAAATGGCCAACGTATCAAAAAAACAGCTGCTTAATGTGTCTAACAAACATGGATTTTCCCATTTTTGGAGTAAACTCAAATGTTTTTAGCCGTTATTGCACATCTGTATCCGAAAGACGTTATTTGTCCTCTTTATCCTTATATTCAGTCTCACAGTGTCCTGACTGGTTTTCTTGAGCTCATGTCTCTGATTTAGTTAATTCCTCTATTTCTTCAATAGGAggtgttctttttttattattgttttatagCATATTCATTAGATAGGTGACAGCAGGAAACAGTGAGCGAGATGACATGGCATGCTGCCACGATCGTCCAAGGGGAGACACGTTGGAGTTTAATAAAACTGCAGAAATTATTTATCAtgtctttatttaaatgtttggcCTTACTACCTATTATGTTTCTCATTTTTGTCCAgtttccccccccccatttgATGCCAACTGAGTGAATAATGCACAGAATGTCCATGCGAGGGCAGCAACTCGCTTTTAAGTCTGGCTTCACACTGGCTGCTGTGTCTGCCCACTTGATGAAATGACAACCACAAACACCAGGTTACAATTTTAGCTCAGCAGCAGTTTAACAGCTCTGTGAAATGACCCGTACAAACAAAAAGCCACATCCTAAACTTTTTAAAGTATTAATAGAGTGACTGTACCAACAATCTGTGCACTGATGCTATACGTGTAGCTCACTTCTGGTAGCTTTGATTAAAATAATGTTCTATTAAATATGAATCTAAGCAGATTTCAGTCTGttttattatgttgaaaaataaaaacgtgAATATTTACCGTGTACGATTCCACCAGCACGGTGGTCTCCAGGGCCAGCTTCTGCTCCTGCTCGATGTTGTAGCCCACATAGCACAGCTTCTCCTTCATCATACGCACCGTCTCAAAGTCTGCAGAGTGGTTGAAGGCATAACccctcaacaacaacaactagaGGAAGAGGATGGTAGAGAAATAGCAGAAAGGAGAGGAAGGTCAGAAGCCTAATTCTTTTGAGTTACCACTGATGtatatattcaaataataattaaaCAAGAACTAGTTACTGTCAGATCTCCTCAAAGTTAAGACCCTGTTACTTCCTTTTAGAAAGAAGATGATGCCAGTTCCCCCTTCCTAAACAGCAACAGGACTAACATTctggatttctttttctttttttatgattctAACCCATGTAAAGAGACTGGACTCTGTAAGAGACTGGACTCTGTAAGAGACGTATTTGTTTTACTACAAATGCAATAAATTATGAATTAAGTAGAACAATGGCTCTCCTGTGCATTATGATGCAGCACCACTACGTCTTATTATCTAGAATCTACCATCTGAAGATCAATCCAcatcattttttaaaacaatcaaaatgacacattcatacagtatatactctaCTGACTAACTACCTTGTTTGCACTGCTAGTTTTTGTTGAGTTCTTTGCTACTCTGTCTCGCCCTGTCATGACTGACTGGATACCTTGATGAGGTAGCGGGTGATGTCCCTGCCTGCGATGTCCAGGCGTCTTGTCAGATGAGGCAGGCTGAAGCCCTCATACACTGGACAGATGTGTGTCACACCATCACCTGAGTCCACCACCACACCGGTCAGAAGACCTAAAacccagaaacacacacacacacacacacacacacacacacacacacacacacacacacacacacacacgttaatcAACATGACATCGCATAAACATACAtgctttctaaagccaagtggcatgctatctgtacgcattttgagctatccatgtgtatgtctacgccgtatacagcggacgggttgggtttaggaaaagaagaacgggacggttgggtttaacaaaagaagaacgggacagatgggtttaataaaataagaacgggacggttgggtttaacaaaagaagaacgggacagatgggtttaataaaagaagaacaggacggttgggtttaggaaacgtgacacgcgggacacgatccccggtctcctgggttaaagtcctgtgttgtttgacccatccaccaccatcccaaccaacctccctatgcggattttcagCCTTTCacaccgtagtcgctcttaatgctacgtcatttTCTCAGGATAACTTGGCgtaaattgacacgcaatcgcaaggtaatgcaagtcaatggaggccaaacggcgttgataaacacgctaaaaaaatgcatcttgataacatgctaaaatggcatacgaattggcgtgccATGCATccgccacttattgagatcagtctgttaATAATCTACAATTCTACCAAGctaggtgtgtttgtgtccgaGTTTTGTCCAGTGTGTGCTTTGGGCTACTTATTGTTAGCTTGCCGCTGGCTGGGTAAACACACAAATCCTGGAAAGATAACACATCTAATGTAACGATTAACAGCTAATAACAGCTCAGTCTGTAATAGACTCCGATACAAAATGACAGAGCAGTGCACAGACCTCATGCAGGGTTCTGTGTTCAAAACTGAGTCGGAGTCTCAGTGTAGAGGCAAATAGTTTCAGAGTTCATCTAATCCTGCTTGAAGCACCACACAGGTGGGGTTTAACTAATCCCAACACTTTAGATAATGTTAGGATATCGTGTCAGTGGAAAAGTGTAAAGTGATGTTCACGGGACTGTCTAGACTTTCTGGCGTGAAGAATAACATGTCTGGTATCCAAGTAGTGTCATAAAACAAATCTTTGCACAAACTATTTGACAAAGGTGTGGTAGTTAAACACTGCACACCAGAATATTTCCGCAATTAAAATGAGAAGTCTTCTGTCGCTGAGCTGCTGAACTACTAATAATTTACCCGTTATAACATACAAGATACACTTCTGGTGTCAGGGGAAATCTAATTTGTGGGTGAGAGGTTTGTTGAAAATAGGAAGGACACCTGGAAATCTCTGTGATATTCAAACTTAAGACTTGCAGCCCAAGCATGCACGTTGGACTTCCTACCTTGGGCATACAGCGTCAGCACAGCTTGTATAGCAATGTAGACTCCTGAAAACTGGTAGGTCTCAAACATCACCTGTAGGAGAAGCCAGAAAACGTCAGACAGCAGGTACAATTACTTGCTGATGAAAACAGTACAGCTGGCAAcacatgctaaaaaaaaaaatatatatatatccgtaATGTATAAAGTCTATACTTTGATTAACTGGATATAGAGCGAATGAGTATAGTGTAACATTCATCGGTGACACAAAGAGTAGAAAAGATCTTCAAACCCACAGTAAGAAATGCATAAACTAGTAaattttcccttttttgttgTTCCCTTCACACAACTACAAAAATACTTTCaagctgtacacacacaaaaataaatgtcaacATACTTCAATGATTTTTTCGCGGTTCTTGGTGGGGTTCATGGGTGGTTCGGTCAGCAGGATCTTGCAGTTGCGGGAGTCGATGTTGAGCTTCTCTGGGCCGAAGGTGTAGTCCCACAGGTGCTTCATGTCATCCCAGTTCCTGACGATGCCGTTCTCCATGGGGTAGTTGACCTCCAGCATGGAGCGCAGCTCGCTGGCCTCGTCCCCCACCATCAAGTCCTGGAgggagaggtcaaaggtcaacaggGATAAATATTCAGAAGTTGTGCAGTGTAGCCCTCCACTTCTGAAAGCCAGTTGGGATCATTCAGGATCACTGAGAGTGGGGATGAGCACTGAGTATTGGATGAGGGCAATAAAATCATTTCAACTTGTCCCGTTGGCCTGCTAGTCTCATTAAATCAAAGAAACTGGGTCATCAAGCCGAGTCATCTGTCAGATGGCAACGGCTGCATTAATGTCCTCGCCCAAGTAGTTTctttaaaaactactttaaaactCAGTTACCCAGCATGCAAAACAAGCCATTATTTACCATGCATCTACACACCTGGAAACACTTGTGTTTCCCTCTAGCTACAGTAAACCACTTGTTTTAGCACCATTCAACTAGCTGCATGCAAGGCAGCCTGGCAATGTAAACAACCGCTGGGTTAGAGCTCAGTGTTAGCCACACAGTCAAGCATCTCACGTTCCACTTGGAGACATCAAAGCCCTAGTGAAGGCAGCCATTTTATGGGTTCATCCTGTGTGCTTTGGCATTAACAAAGTACCAGTCATAGGCATTGCCTCCATGTGgtctcaatttaaaaaaaaaataaaaaggaaaacggAAAAACAGATGTGTTTCCGTCTCCCACTTTCAGCTGTCTGCCATGCACCCTCAAGTGTGGACACTTCCTCTGCATTTGTAAAGGTGAAAAAACCAGAGACACTAAAGCAAATGCTCTCAATGAGACATTCCTTAAATAAGATATGTTTGTGGCGTCATCACAGTGAGGTAAACAGATCTGTGATGCATAGGTACACACCATTGATCATTTAGCACCAAGCGTTCCAGCTGCAGCTGACATTTTGGGTTCTTTTTTAACAGAAAACTGTTGTGATTATCTTAGTCCTTAAATAGCAGCAGGATTGagtggtgggggtggggggtgtatCTGTCGGGATGCGCCAGCAGATCGGCCTCTGAAAATGGAATCGGTCCAAAATCTCTTTTAGCACTCCATCGATAGCAGCTGGCCTTTGATTCATCACAGCCATTTCGGCAACACTTTCAGCCTGGAGAGAGGAGTGCATTAACGTAGGGGCTGTATATCTATCTGACTTTCTGCCACTCATTTGCCAAACACTCAAACTCAATGGCAACTAGTTGGGATGTAGAAGAATGGTATCATTGTGTGAGTAAGAAAACACGATAGAAAACAAATGAAGAAAAGACActggacacaaaaacaaacccaTCTAAAACAAAGAGAGTTTAATTCGGTTGAgatcaaaacattacacaactcTCTGGAGCAGGCAAGAACAGGAGGCACACACCAACCTGAACTTACCATCTTCTGGGCATTCTACTTCATCGGGAGGGAACAAAacatggaggaagaggaaggtagatataaaaaaaataaataaaaatgaataaacaaaataattggAAAGAACAGGAGAAATATATGGGAAACTGTCATAAATTTAGACTGCAGCTGCGTAATCAACAGATCTTTACCCAGATTCCACGACCTAttcaaatatttcacatttgcaGGAATGCACTGGAGGTACTGTAGTTGGTACTGGGAGGATGTCAACAACAAGCTGGTGTAGCTTGTGGTTAGAGGATTGATTTGGTTATCTAACAAATTTCAGAACTGAATGGGACTCTTACTGGAGCTCACTACACAATGATAACAGATCTTTTAGAGGGGAATTAGACAGTCTGTGGCTTTGACATTGTGCTTACATTAGAAACTGACTCTGCTCTGTTGTGTGTGATTACATATATCTTGATTTTTCACTCATTTGCAGattatatttttgtcttatcAGTGGTTTCCTGACCAGGTTCAAACTTGAAACCAAGACTTTCTGGTCAAATTAAACTTTCATTCCAGCAACATCAGGTGGAGGACCAGTTCGTACCTTGATCTCAATGTTTCCGACTTTGGCTGTCGAGCGAATAATGGGCCTCCCAACAAGCGCAGGGAAGATGTGCTCTGGGAAGTTGGAGCCTGCATAGCCGCACTTGACAAactaaaagagagagacaagaacCAGAGCACAGAGGAAGTGATGTGAGGAAATACATTCAAGTACTGATTAGATTAACTGTGCAATACAGCCAGACATCACAGTCATCCTGATAACAGCGGGCTTAATTAGCATTCAGAAAGAGATAAAAATGTAACCACCGACGCTACAGTGTCGGAatctccatgtgtgtgtctgagtatcATCATCTACGGCCAGCGCCTTCTTTACATGTAGTCTCCAGCACAAAGGTAGTAAACATCAAATGTATTGGTTTTTTAAGGCTGATCCTTAGCTTTTATCAAGTAAATTTGGTTAATTTCATCTTAAAAtccattattattttatttttagttaaTTTTATTAATATCTCAAatctgtattaaaaaaaatccctaaTAGGATGTTAGTATGATGGTTCTGGGTCCTCAATGTTTCTTAAGTTATAAAGTCCTATCAGAAATCTATATTAATAGTgtgacagtatttttttttttagaaaacataTAGCCACAGAGACAATCGTTAGTACTGTGTGGACATGAAAAACAAGCAGGTCACTCAGCTACAAAAGTTACATGAACTCAAAGAATC from Sander lucioperca isolate FBNREF2018 chromosome 15, SLUC_FBN_1.2, whole genome shotgun sequence includes the following:
- the LOC116061799 gene encoding actin-related protein 2-A — protein: MDSQGRKVVVCDNGTGFVKCGYAGSNFPEHIFPALVGRPIIRSTAKVGNIEIKDLMVGDEASELRSMLEVNYPMENGIVRNWDDMKHLWDYTFGPEKLNIDSRNCKILLTEPPMNPTKNREKIIEVMFETYQFSGVYIAIQAVLTLYAQGLLTGVVVDSGDGVTHICPVYEGFSLPHLTRRLDIAGRDITRYLIKLLLLRGYAFNHSADFETVRMMKEKLCYVGYNIEQEQKLALETTVLVESYTLPDGRVIKVGGERFEAPEALFQPHLINVEGVGVAELLFNTIQAADIDTRSEFYKHIVLSGGSTMYPGLPSRLERELKQLYLERVLKGDVDKLSKFKIRIEDPPRRKHMVFLGGAVLADIMKDKDNFWLTREEYQEKGVHVLEKLGVTVR